A region of Streptomyces sp. NBC_01750 DNA encodes the following proteins:
- a CDS encoding GmrSD restriction endonuclease domain-containing protein, which produces MAALDNVKLKDVLADVASGSLQLPDFQRNWKWDDDRIRAIIATVTLDYPLGVVMTLQTGGATRFRSRTLTGARPDGDPAADLLLLDGQQRLTSLFQALWLDAPVETADARNKPIERWYYVDIEKAVGPGADRDEAILSVPADKVLRTDFNRTVVLDLSTTENECAAGLFPLHLVFDAQRVNQWMMSYVKADEDRNWNLWGQFDELVLQQVRAFQVPMIRLAATTSMDAVCAVFERVNTGGVPLNVFELLTATYAGDRDYVDQSGDYYQLPKVWREIKQGLAAKYPVFGRLDGGLENGLSSIDFLQAIALVRTWERKQSGRGATVSCKRRDLLDLPLADFVRLAPKLADAFAWVGDFLERQCIVRPSDLPYKTQLVPLAAVRAILDTALDGLGAEEKTEQWYWCGVLGEMYGGSTETRFTRDVEQLVPWIAQDDRAPDTVTDAFFFADRLDSLTTRNSAAYKGIYALLVKQGAVDWHYTDSPLKPGRLDEYSVDVRQIFPKTWFRRGNSQDLPTNSIVNKTPLSYRAAMDMTGAPASYLSTMVAASDMRPEWFDDVLATHLIDPEALRDNDYERFYNDRSKQLQDLVHSAMGKRTMLRDLAEGDAR; this is translated from the coding sequence GTGGCGGCACTCGACAATGTGAAGCTGAAGGACGTACTCGCGGATGTGGCGTCGGGCTCCTTACAGTTGCCCGACTTCCAGCGGAACTGGAAGTGGGACGACGATCGGATCCGCGCGATCATCGCGACGGTGACGCTGGACTATCCGCTCGGCGTGGTGATGACTCTGCAGACCGGCGGCGCCACCCGATTCCGTTCGCGGACGCTCACCGGGGCACGCCCGGACGGGGATCCGGCCGCGGACCTCCTCCTGCTCGACGGTCAGCAGCGTCTCACCTCCCTCTTCCAGGCCCTGTGGCTGGACGCCCCGGTGGAAACGGCGGACGCCCGTAACAAACCCATCGAGCGGTGGTACTACGTCGACATCGAGAAGGCCGTGGGCCCGGGCGCGGATCGCGACGAAGCCATCCTGTCCGTCCCGGCGGACAAGGTCCTCCGCACCGACTTCAACCGCACGGTGGTGCTGGATCTGAGCACCACGGAGAACGAGTGCGCGGCCGGTCTCTTCCCTCTGCATCTCGTCTTCGACGCACAGCGTGTGAACCAGTGGATGATGTCGTACGTCAAGGCGGACGAGGACCGGAACTGGAACTTGTGGGGGCAGTTCGACGAGTTGGTCCTCCAGCAGGTCCGCGCCTTCCAGGTCCCGATGATCCGGCTGGCCGCCACCACCTCCATGGACGCCGTGTGCGCGGTCTTCGAGCGGGTCAATACGGGCGGCGTACCTCTGAACGTCTTCGAACTACTCACCGCGACCTACGCCGGGGATCGCGACTACGTGGACCAGAGCGGGGACTACTACCAACTCCCCAAAGTGTGGCGGGAGATCAAGCAGGGGCTGGCAGCCAAGTACCCGGTCTTCGGCCGTCTGGACGGCGGCCTCGAGAACGGGCTGAGCAGCATCGACTTCCTGCAGGCCATCGCCCTGGTACGCACCTGGGAACGGAAGCAGTCGGGCAGGGGGGCGACGGTGTCGTGCAAGCGCCGGGACCTGCTGGACCTCCCGCTGGCCGACTTCGTCCGGCTGGCGCCGAAACTGGCGGACGCCTTCGCCTGGGTGGGCGACTTCCTGGAACGGCAGTGCATCGTCCGCCCGAGCGACCTGCCGTACAAGACGCAGCTCGTCCCGCTCGCGGCCGTCCGTGCCATCCTGGACACGGCGCTGGACGGCCTGGGAGCGGAGGAGAAGACCGAGCAGTGGTACTGGTGCGGAGTCCTCGGCGAGATGTACGGCGGCTCCACCGAGACCCGCTTCACGCGTGACGTCGAGCAGCTCGTCCCCTGGATCGCGCAGGACGACCGGGCGCCCGACACCGTCACGGACGCGTTCTTCTTCGCCGACCGCCTCGACAGCCTCACCACCCGCAACAGCGCCGCCTACAAGGGCATCTACGCCCTGCTGGTCAAGCAGGGGGCGGTGGATTGGCACTACACGGACAGCCCGCTCAAGCCCGGCAGGCTGGACGAGTACAGCGTGGACGTCCGGCAGATCTTCCCCAAGACCTGGTTCCGGCGGGGCAACAGCCAGGACCTGCCCACGAACTCCATCGTGAACAAGACCCCGCTGTCCTACCGCGCGGCGATGGACATGACCGGGGCGCCGGCGTCCTACCTGTCCACGATGGTCGCCGCCTCCGACATGCGCCCCGAGTGGTTCGACGATGTGCTCGCCACCCACCTCATCGATCCGGAAGCACTCCGCGACAACGACTACGAACGGTTCTACAACGACCGTTCCAAGCAGTTGCAGGATCTCGTGCACTCCGCCATGGGCAAGAGGACCAT